From Musa acuminata AAA Group cultivar baxijiao chromosome BXJ3-8, Cavendish_Baxijiao_AAA, whole genome shotgun sequence, one genomic window encodes:
- the LOC135644019 gene encoding uncharacterized protein LOC135644019, with product MKRRDDGGGGRGEGTSESYGKGRWRRQKRNEQRLGGKGLSLEAFANAKSRPSGYNPALIKKQREFYRNAKYVTKYKKTQKQQNLTSDHMPTTSDDKDADEIEKLHMQRKPKKRSLRSLREEYEKKHAEDEKARIEREAIIQAKKKERAKAEAKRKFQREKMFKKTKSGQPVMKYRIEQLLEGLIESSQK from the exons ATGAAGCGACGGGACGATGGCGGCGGTGGTAGGGGTGAGGGGACGAGCGAAAGCTATGGGAAGGGTCGCTGGAGGCGGCAGAAGAGGAACGAGCAGCGGTTAGGAGGGAAGGGGCTCTCTCTTGAAGCCTTCGCCAACGCCAAATCCAGGCCCTCCGGATACAATCCCGCCCTTATAA AAAAGCAAAGAGAGTTCTATAGGAACGCAAAATACGTGACTAAGTATAAGAAGACGCAAAAACAACAAAACCTGACAAGTGATCATATGCCAACGACTTCAGATGATAAG GATGCAGATGAAATAGAGAAGTTGCATATGCAAAGAAAACCAAAGAAGAGGAGTTTGCGGAGCTTGAGAGAAGAATATGAGAAGAAGCATGCAGAAGACGAAAAGGCTAGGATTGAAAGGGAGGCAATcatccaagcaaagaagaaagagAGGGCAAAAGCTGAAGCCAAAAGGAAGTTCCAGAGGgaaaagatgttcaagaagaccaAATCTGGTCAGCCTGTTATGAAGTACAGAATTGAGCAGCTCTTGGAAGGTTTAATAGAAAGTTCTCAAAAGTAG
- the LOC103993660 gene encoding uncharacterized protein LOC103993660 isoform X1 — MAVGVSTAPIPTIILRHRLCVPLSPSASSPASLPFLRPQSRQRSPVSMSRAGDSSSSSSASCPPTGILNDGGLKITSPGVIGQNDLLIVGPGVLGRIVAEKWHKEHPACQIFGYTMTTDHHDELIKLGIIPSLKKSEPTNKFPYVIFCAPPTRTPDYPGDVRLAASNWSGEGSFLFTSSSAVYDCSDNGFCNEDSPVVPVGRSPRTDVLLKAEKEALDIGGCVVRLAGLYKEDRGAHVYWLDKGTVDALPDHVLNLIHYEDAASLSIAIMKKKLRGRVFLGCDNHPLSRQEIMDHVNRSGKFSKKFLGFTVCFSRNRWSIGEEDE; from the exons ATGGCCGTGGGAGTCTCGACGGCGCCAATCCCCACCATAATTCTCCGCCATCGTCTCTGCGTTCCTCTCTCTCCTTCCGCCTCGTCTCCGGCGAGCCTCCCCTTTCTCCGCCCTCAAAGTAGGCAACGCTCTCCGGTCTCGATGTCGCGCGCTGGcgattcctcctcttcctcctccgcctcttGTCCACCTACCG GAATACTAAATGATGGTGGACTAAAAATAACATCTCCTGGTGTAATTGGACAAAATGATTTATTAATTGTGGGACCCGGTGTTCTTGGTCGCATCGTGGCTGAGAAGTGGCATAAG GAACATCCAGCTTGTCAGATTTTTGGATACACGATGACCACAGATCATCATGATGAATTGATCAAGCTTGGGATCATTCCTTCTTTGAAGAAATCAGAGCCTACTAACAAATTTCCTTATGTTATATTCTGCGCGCCTCCAACTCGGACCCCAGATTACCCTGGTGATGTCAG ATTAGCAGCATCAAACTGGAGTGGTGAAGGTTCTTTCCTGTTTACATCAAGTTCTGCCGTATATGATTGCAGCGATAACGGTTTTTGTAATGAG GACTCTCCTGTGGTGCCTGTTGGTAGAAGTCCGCGGACTGATGTCCTTCTAAAAGCAGAAAAGGAAGCTCTCGACATTGGGGGGTGTGTTGTAAGGCTAGCAGGGCTATAT AAAGAAGATAGAGGTGCTCATGTGTATTGGTTGGATAAAGGAACGGTTGATGCTCTTCCGGATCATGTACTAAACCTTATCCATTATGAG GATGCTGCTTCCCTTTCAATCGCAATCATGAAAAAGAAGCTTCGAGGTCGAGTTTTCCTCGGTTGTGACAATCATCCTTTATCGAG GCAGGAAATTATGGATCATGTGAACCGAAGTGGAAAGTTCAGCAAGAAGTTCTTGGGATTTACAG TTTGTTTTTCCAGGAACCGATGGTCCATTGGGGAAGAGGATGAATAA
- the LOC135645554 gene encoding sucrose nonfermenting 4-like protein isoform X1, translating to MFSSGTEFLQEVAGVSGSALVPTRFVWPYGGRRVFLTGSFTRWSEHLPMSPVEGCPTVFQAICSLTPGLHQYKFFVDGEWRHDECQPFVTGNDGIVNTIYLTREPNPVPALSSPGTPNSRMSMDIDHEAFQHVQVAVSDGTMQDTALRISEADIKISRHHISTFLSAHTAYDLLPNSGKVIALDVNLPVKQAFHILYEQGIPVAPLWDSIRGRFVGVLSALDFILILQELGNRGSNLTEEELEIHTISAWKEGKHQTYGQLDEHGRPLRRRIVHAGPYDSLKDVALKILHNKVSTVPIIRSSAQDGSFPQLLHLASLSEILRCICRHFKHSSSSLPILLQPICKFPLGTWLPRIGDQSGRSITMLRANASLSLALSLLVQAEVSAIPIVDENDSLVDTYSRSDITALAKDTVYAKMHLDEMSIHQALQLGQDANSPYGIFNGQRCQMCLPSDPLQKVIERLANPGVRRVIIVEAGSKRVEGIISLGDVFRFLLG from the exons ATGTTCTCTTCGGGCACCGAATTTTTGCAAGAGGTAGCTGGTGTTTCCGGGTCTGCGCTGGTGCCCACACGATTCGTATGGCCTTACGGCGGGAGGAGGGTCTTTCTAACTGGCTCTTTTACAAG GTGGTCCGAACACTTACCTATGTCTCCTGTGGAGGGTTGTCCTACAGTGTTTCAGGCTATTTGCAGTCTAACACCAGGGTTACATCAG TACAAGTTTTTTGTTGATGGAGAGTGGAGGCACGACGAATGCCAACCTTTTGTCACAGGAAACGATGGGATAGTTAACACTATCTACTTGACTAGGGAGCCTAATCCTGTGCCTGCACTATCAAGCCCTGGAACTCCTAATAGCAGAATGAGCATGGATATAGACCATGAAGCTTTTCAGCATGTG CAGGTGGCAGTGTCAGATGGTACCATGCAGGACACTGCTCTTAGGATATCAGAGGCTGATATAAAGATATCTCGTCATCATATTTCTACATTCTTGTCTGCACATACAGCTTATGATTTGCTTCCTAACTCGGGAAAG GTCATTGCTCTTGATGTTAATTTGCCTGTGAAGCAGGCTTTTCATATCCTTTATGAACAG GGAATTCCTGTGGCTCCACTATGGGACTCTATTAGGGGTCGATTTGTCGGAGTCCTCAGTGCATTGGATTTCATTTTAATTCTGCAGGAG CTCGGGAATCGTGGCTCGAATCTAACAGAGGAAGAACTCGAGATACACACAATATCTGCTTGGAAAGAGGGAAAGCATCAAACGTATGGTCAGTTAGATGAGCATGGGAGACCACTTCGAAGGCGCATAGTGCAT GCTGGTCCTTATGATTCCTTGAAGGATGTAGCTCTAAAGATTCTGCATAATAAAGTATCTACTGTTCCAATTATCCGTTCATCAGCTCAAGATGGTTCATTTCCGCAATTGTTGCATCTTGCTTCTCTTTCAGAAATTTTAAGAT GTATTTGCAGACACTTCAAACACTCTTCAAGTTCTTTACCTATTTTACTACAACCAATTTGCAAATTTCCTTTGGGTACTTGGCTACCAAGAATTGGGGATCAAAGTGGCCGTTCGATAACCATGTTAAGAGCAAATGCATCACTCAGCTTAGCCCTTTCTTTGTTGGTTCAAG CTGAAGTTAGTGCAATACCAATAGTTGATGAAAATGACTCTTTGGTGGATACATATTCCAGAAG TGACATAACAGCATTAGCTAAAGACACAGTTTATGCAAAGatgcatcttgatgaaatgagtattCATCAG GCACTGCAACTAGGGCAAGATGCAAATTCTCCATATGGGATTTTTAATGGTCAGAGATGCCAGATGTGTCTCCCTTCTGATCCTTTACAGAAAGTCATTGAGAGACTGGCAAATCCTG GGGTGCGGCGTGTCATCATTGTTGAGGCTGGGAGCAAGCGTGTGGAAGGAATAATTTCACTTGGTGATGTATTCAGGTTCCTGCTTGGTTAG
- the LOC135645554 gene encoding sucrose nonfermenting 4-like protein isoform X2, which yields MFSSGTEFLQEVAGVSGSALVPTRFVWPYGGRRVFLTGSFTRWSEHLPMSPVEGCPTVFQAICSLTPGLHQYKFFVDGEWRHDECQPFVTGNDGIVNTIYLTREPNPVPALSSPGTPNSRMSMDIDHEAFQHVVAVSDGTMQDTALRISEADIKISRHHISTFLSAHTAYDLLPNSGKVIALDVNLPVKQAFHILYEQGIPVAPLWDSIRGRFVGVLSALDFILILQELGNRGSNLTEEELEIHTISAWKEGKHQTYGQLDEHGRPLRRRIVHAGPYDSLKDVALKILHNKVSTVPIIRSSAQDGSFPQLLHLASLSEILRCICRHFKHSSSSLPILLQPICKFPLGTWLPRIGDQSGRSITMLRANASLSLALSLLVQAEVSAIPIVDENDSLVDTYSRSDITALAKDTVYAKMHLDEMSIHQALQLGQDANSPYGIFNGQRCQMCLPSDPLQKVIERLANPGVRRVIIVEAGSKRVEGIISLGDVFRFLLG from the exons ATGTTCTCTTCGGGCACCGAATTTTTGCAAGAGGTAGCTGGTGTTTCCGGGTCTGCGCTGGTGCCCACACGATTCGTATGGCCTTACGGCGGGAGGAGGGTCTTTCTAACTGGCTCTTTTACAAG GTGGTCCGAACACTTACCTATGTCTCCTGTGGAGGGTTGTCCTACAGTGTTTCAGGCTATTTGCAGTCTAACACCAGGGTTACATCAG TACAAGTTTTTTGTTGATGGAGAGTGGAGGCACGACGAATGCCAACCTTTTGTCACAGGAAACGATGGGATAGTTAACACTATCTACTTGACTAGGGAGCCTAATCCTGTGCCTGCACTATCAAGCCCTGGAACTCCTAATAGCAGAATGAGCATGGATATAGACCATGAAGCTTTTCAGCATGTG GTGGCAGTGTCAGATGGTACCATGCAGGACACTGCTCTTAGGATATCAGAGGCTGATATAAAGATATCTCGTCATCATATTTCTACATTCTTGTCTGCACATACAGCTTATGATTTGCTTCCTAACTCGGGAAAG GTCATTGCTCTTGATGTTAATTTGCCTGTGAAGCAGGCTTTTCATATCCTTTATGAACAG GGAATTCCTGTGGCTCCACTATGGGACTCTATTAGGGGTCGATTTGTCGGAGTCCTCAGTGCATTGGATTTCATTTTAATTCTGCAGGAG CTCGGGAATCGTGGCTCGAATCTAACAGAGGAAGAACTCGAGATACACACAATATCTGCTTGGAAAGAGGGAAAGCATCAAACGTATGGTCAGTTAGATGAGCATGGGAGACCACTTCGAAGGCGCATAGTGCAT GCTGGTCCTTATGATTCCTTGAAGGATGTAGCTCTAAAGATTCTGCATAATAAAGTATCTACTGTTCCAATTATCCGTTCATCAGCTCAAGATGGTTCATTTCCGCAATTGTTGCATCTTGCTTCTCTTTCAGAAATTTTAAGAT GTATTTGCAGACACTTCAAACACTCTTCAAGTTCTTTACCTATTTTACTACAACCAATTTGCAAATTTCCTTTGGGTACTTGGCTACCAAGAATTGGGGATCAAAGTGGCCGTTCGATAACCATGTTAAGAGCAAATGCATCACTCAGCTTAGCCCTTTCTTTGTTGGTTCAAG CTGAAGTTAGTGCAATACCAATAGTTGATGAAAATGACTCTTTGGTGGATACATATTCCAGAAG TGACATAACAGCATTAGCTAAAGACACAGTTTATGCAAAGatgcatcttgatgaaatgagtattCATCAG GCACTGCAACTAGGGCAAGATGCAAATTCTCCATATGGGATTTTTAATGGTCAGAGATGCCAGATGTGTCTCCCTTCTGATCCTTTACAGAAAGTCATTGAGAGACTGGCAAATCCTG GGGTGCGGCGTGTCATCATTGTTGAGGCTGGGAGCAAGCGTGTGGAAGGAATAATTTCACTTGGTGATGTATTCAGGTTCCTGCTTGGTTAG
- the LOC103993660 gene encoding uncharacterized protein LOC103993660 isoform X2: protein MAVGVSTAPIPTIILRHRLCVPLSPSASSPASLPFLRPQSRQRSPVSMSRAGDSSSSSSASCPPTGILNDGGLKITSPGVIGQNDLLIVGPGVLGRIVAEKWHKEHPACQIFGYTMTTDHHDELIKLGIIPSLKKSEPTNKFPYVIFCAPPTRTPDYPGDVRLAASNWSGEGSFLFTSSSAVYDCSDNGFCNEDSPVVPVGRSPRTDVLLKAEKEALDIGGCVVRLAGLYKEDRGAHVYWLDKGTVDALPDHVLNLIHYEDAASLSIAIMKKKLRGRVFLGCDNHPLSRQEIMDHVNRSGKFSKKFLGFTGTDGPLGKRMNNSKTRAEIGWEPKFTSFPQFLNLL from the exons ATGGCCGTGGGAGTCTCGACGGCGCCAATCCCCACCATAATTCTCCGCCATCGTCTCTGCGTTCCTCTCTCTCCTTCCGCCTCGTCTCCGGCGAGCCTCCCCTTTCTCCGCCCTCAAAGTAGGCAACGCTCTCCGGTCTCGATGTCGCGCGCTGGcgattcctcctcttcctcctccgcctcttGTCCACCTACCG GAATACTAAATGATGGTGGACTAAAAATAACATCTCCTGGTGTAATTGGACAAAATGATTTATTAATTGTGGGACCCGGTGTTCTTGGTCGCATCGTGGCTGAGAAGTGGCATAAG GAACATCCAGCTTGTCAGATTTTTGGATACACGATGACCACAGATCATCATGATGAATTGATCAAGCTTGGGATCATTCCTTCTTTGAAGAAATCAGAGCCTACTAACAAATTTCCTTATGTTATATTCTGCGCGCCTCCAACTCGGACCCCAGATTACCCTGGTGATGTCAG ATTAGCAGCATCAAACTGGAGTGGTGAAGGTTCTTTCCTGTTTACATCAAGTTCTGCCGTATATGATTGCAGCGATAACGGTTTTTGTAATGAG GACTCTCCTGTGGTGCCTGTTGGTAGAAGTCCGCGGACTGATGTCCTTCTAAAAGCAGAAAAGGAAGCTCTCGACATTGGGGGGTGTGTTGTAAGGCTAGCAGGGCTATAT AAAGAAGATAGAGGTGCTCATGTGTATTGGTTGGATAAAGGAACGGTTGATGCTCTTCCGGATCATGTACTAAACCTTATCCATTATGAG GATGCTGCTTCCCTTTCAATCGCAATCATGAAAAAGAAGCTTCGAGGTCGAGTTTTCCTCGGTTGTGACAATCATCCTTTATCGAG GCAGGAAATTATGGATCATGTGAACCGAAGTGGAAAGTTCAGCAAGAAGTTCTTGGGATTTACAG GAACCGATGGTCCATTGGGGAAGAGGATGAATAACTCAAAAACTCGTGCCGAGATTGGATGGGAACCAAAATTCACAAGCTTTCCCCAATTTCTGAATTTGCTATGA